The Pempheris klunzingeri isolate RE-2024b chromosome 1, fPemKlu1.hap1, whole genome shotgun sequence genome includes a region encoding these proteins:
- the gnpnat1 gene encoding glucosamine 6-phosphate N-acetyltransferase encodes MLLDETPLFEPSLLQELDWSSNTVPFSPSISPSSPGEGLVLRPLCTADFKRGFFKVLSQLTQTGDVTPEQFTKKFEHMKKTGDYYIIVVEDTNLEQIVATATLITEHKFIHSCAKRGRVEEVVVSDVCRGKQLGKLLVSTLTLLSKRLNCYKITLECAPKNVAFYQKFGYSASDETYMQCRFFD; translated from the exons ATGCTGCTGGACGAGACTCCCCTTTTTGAGCCCTCCCTGCTGCAGGAGTTAGATTGGAGTAGCAACACAgttcccttctctccctccatctccccgtCCAGCCCTGGGGAGGGCCTGGTGCTCAGGCCGCTCTGTACAGCAGACTTCAAAAGGG GATTCTTTAAGGTTTTATCTCAGCTCACTCAGACAGGCGATGTCACACCAGAGCAGTTCACAA AAAAGTTTGAGCATATGAAGAAGACAGGAGACTACTACATCATCGTGGTGGAGGACACAAATCTAGAACAGATTGTTGCCACGGCCACGTTGATCACAGAACACAAATTCATCCACTCTTGTGCTAAG AGAGGCcgggtggaggaggtggtagTGAGCGACGTGTGCAGAGGGAAGCAGCTGGGGAAACT GTTAGTTTCAACTCTTACTCTCCTCAGCAAAAGACTGAACTGCTATAAAATCACACTGGAATGTGCACCCAAAAATGTGGCTTTCTACCAAAAGTTTGGTTACAGCGCTTCAGATGAGACTTACATGCAGTGTCGATTCTTCGACTGA
- the LOC139201043 gene encoding E3 ubiquitin-protein ligase AMFR-like — translation MPLLFLERFPWPSLQTYTALSVALLAGSIFSAYTTVTDPGFGALDTDETPAPSDVDLQHLNNDISSTELATTVLWYLVTDSLFVWVLVNTFCCSLMLIAKMIQYVVFGPLRVSEKQHLKDKFWNFIFYKFIFIFGVLNVQTVEEVVMWCLWFSALVFLHLMVQLCKDRFEYLSFSPSTPMNSHVRVLCLLVSLLLDCCGLAVVCGLLGASHGMHTLSFMAAECLLVTVRTGHVIMRYSIHLWDLNHPGTWESKGTYVYYTDFIMELAMLFLDLMHHVHMLLFGNIWLSMASLVIFMQLRYLFHEVQRRVRRHKNYLRVINNMEARFAVATAEELAANDDDCAICWDTMLTARKLPCGHLFHNSCLRSWLEQDTSCPTCRTSLNINGDESQARGQQQGGGLEDNIGPVGAAADARPHINQHNHFFHFDGSRIASWLPSFSVEVMHTTNILGIAQANNSQLMAMAHQIQEMFPQVPSYLVMQDLQLTRSVEVTTDNILEGRIQVPFPTQAIERGPIQMSASSDEQAGSSGAAEQGLSESDNMEARGGRFSKSAEERQKMLKQRKEEMLQQARRRYLNKSPEDQDEDLPGLEEDSVLELDSSVLRRRTMAAAAERRIQNHPDPAP, via the exons ATGCCTCTGCTGTTCCTGGAGAGGTTTCCGTGGCCCAGCCTGCAGACGTACACCGCACTGAGTGTGGCTTTGCTGGCTGGCAGCATCTTCAGTGCCTACACCACAGTGACTGACCCGGGGTTTGGGGCCTTGGACACTGATGAAACACCAGCTCCCTCTGACGTGGATCTTCAGCATCTAAACAATGATATTAGCAGCACAGAACTGGCAACCACTGTGCTGTGGTATCTTGTCACCGACAGTCTCTTTGTATGG GTCTTGGTCAACACGTTCTGCTGCTCTTTGATGTTAATTGCTAAAATGATCCAGTATGTGGTGTTCGGCCCTCTCAGGGTCAGTGAGAAGCAG CACCTCAAGGATAAGTTCTGGAACTTCATCTTCTACAAGTTCATTTTCATCTTTGGCGTGTTGAACGTGCAGACTGTAGAGGAGGTGGTCATGTGGTGTTTGTGGTTCTCTGCCCTGGTCTTCCTCCACCTAATGGTTCAGCTCTGCAAAGATCGCTTTGAATAT CTGTCTTTCTCGCCCTCGACTCCCATGAACAGTCATGTGCGAGTGCTTTGCCTGCTGGTCTCCCTGCTGCTGGACTGCTGCGGCCTGGCTGTGGTCTGCGGTCTGCTGGGAGCTTCCCATGGCATGCACACCCTCTCCTTTATGGCAGCAGAG TGTCTGCTGGTGACTGTGCGCACTGGGCATGTCATTATGCG ATACTCCATTCATCTGTGGGACCTGAACCACCCAGGGACCTGGGAGAGTAAGGGAACATATGTCTACTACACAGATTTCATCATGGAGTTGGCTATGCTCTTCCTGGACCTCATGCATCACGTCCATATGCTG CTTTTTGGTAACATCTGGCTGTCCATGGCAAGCTTGGTTATCTTCATGCAGCTGCGGTATCTCTTCCATGAGGTCCAGCGCCGCGTCCGCCGCCACAAGAACTACCTTCGCGTCATCAACAATATGGAGGCCAG ATTTGCTGTTGCCACGGCAGAGGAGCTGGcagctaatgatgatgattgtgcCATCTGCTGGGACACCATGCTGACAGCACGCAAACTACCCTGCGGCCATCTCTTCCACAA ctctTGTTTGCGCTCATGGCTCGAGCAGGATACCTCGTGTCCAACATGTCGGACCTCCCTGAACATTAATGGGGACGAGAGCCAGGCAAGAGGCCAACAGCAAGGAGGGGGTTTAGAAGACAATATTGGCCCGGtaggagctgctgcagatgcTAGACCACATATCAACCAGCACAATCACTTCTTTCACTTTGACG GATCTCGCATTGCCAGCTGGCTGCCCAGTTTCTCAGTGGAAGTAATGCACACCACCAATATTTTGGGCATTGCTCAGGCAAACAACTCCCAGCTCATGGCCATG GCCCACCAGATCCAGGAGATGTTCCCTCAGGTGCCCTCCTACCTGGTAATGCAGGACCTGCAGCTGACCCGCTCTGTGGAGGTCACCACTGACAACATCCTGGAGGGACGCATCCAGGTGCCTTTCCCGACACAG gCCATAGAGCGTGGCCCTATACAGATGAGCGCTTCGTCAGATGAGCAGGCAGGCTccagtggagcagcagagcagggcCTCAGTGAGTCAGACAACATGGAGGCCAGAGGGGGTCGCTTCTCTAAGTCAGCTGAGGAGAGGCAGAAGATGTTaaagcagaggaaagaagagatgCTCCAGCAGGCGCGCAG GAGATATCTGAACAAGAGTCCCGAGGACCAGGATGAGGATTTGCCTGGACTGGAGGAGGACAGTGTTCTAGAATTGGACTCGTCCGTGCTGAGACGTAGAACcatggcagcagctgctgagagACGCATACAAAATCATCCAGATCCTGCACCCTGA
- the LOC139202850 gene encoding leukotriene B4 receptor 1-like: MNQSTEHSFSEETAPGEFSGGIAVACVILGLSFLIGAPGNLLVIWTILKHVKQRSHTVVLILHLAAADLLVLITLPLWIYSLAHSWVFGEASCKAMVYMINACMYSSVFLITLMSVERFLAICHPFVMLRWRTKTIMDRCLLLLWVLALLLAAPALLTKPLDEINATEQCFIKEFTSVTQAIILLCVETLGGFIVPFIILSTSYCLVAAKLRKMSFNSKQKSMVLVHAVVIAFTLCWLPYHIINIIDLVCILGPGTDRECVPQSVVFSCGALVFISSSMNPVLYALFARNLQGSFEESRLVRLFQEMATHTNKLREEVVQQQAGQRAANTQVKLLSDCVKH; the protein is encoded by the coding sequence ATGAACCAGTCAACTGAGCACTCATTTTCAGAGGAAACGGCCCCAGGAGAGTTCAGTGGTGGGATAGCGGTGGCTTGTGTGATCCTGGGCCTGTCCTTCCTGATCGGAGCTCCGGGGAACCTGCTGGTGATCTGGACTATCCTGAAACATGTTAAGCAACGCTCCCACACTGTGGTGCTCATCCTGCAcctggctgctgctgacctGCTGGTCCTCATCACCCTGCCTCTATGGATCTACTCCCTGGCCCACTCCTGGGTGTTTGGAGAGGCCTCCTGCAAAGCAATGGTGTACATGATCAACGCTTGTATGTATAGCAGTGTTTTCCTCATAACTCTCATGAGTGTGGAGCGCTTTTTAGCCATCTGCCATCCATTTGTGATGCTGCGCTGGAGGACCAAGACCATTATGGACAGATGTCTTCTGCTGTTGTGGGTCCTTGCCTTGCTCCTTGCAGCACCTGCATTGCTGACCAAGCCTTTGGATGAAATCAATGCAACTGAACAGTGTTTTATTAAGGAATTCACCTCTGTGACTCAAGCAATCATCTTGTTATGCGTGGAGACCTTGGGGGGCTTTATAGTTCCTTTTATCATTCTGAGTACTTCTTACTGTCTAGTTGCTGCCAAGCTCAGGAAAATGAGTTTCAACTCCAAACAGAAATCCATGGTTCTTGTGCATGCTGTGGTAATAGCCTTCACACTGTGCTGGTTGCCTTACCATATCATCAACATTATTGATCTGGTTTGCATCCTAGGACCAGGCACAGACCGTGAATGTGTGCCGCAGAGTGTTGTCTTTAGCTGTGGTGCCCTCGTTTTCATCAGCAGCTCAATGAATCCTGTGTTATACGCCCTCTTCGCGAGGAACTTACAAGGGAGTTTCGAGGAGTCTCGACTGGTCAGGCTGTTCCAGGAAATGGCCACTCACACCAACAAACTCAGGGAGGAGGTAGTACAACAGCAGGCTGGCCAGAGGGCAGCAAATACACAAGTaaagctgctgtctgactgtgtgaaaCACTGA
- the LOC139203708 gene encoding leukotriene B4 receptor 1 has translation MNHATELSPLEEMAPEEFDGGTVVACVILGLSFLIGAPGNLLVIWTILKHVKQRSHTVVLILHLAAADLLVLITLPLWIYSLAHSWVFGEASCKAMVYMINACMYSSVFLITLMSVERFVAVRYPFASADWKRKKALNKVLLALWTAAFLFSIPVIPTQVVGKDSGEEHCLYRYYTSVTQELVCVLLETLVGYMLPFSILVVCYGCLCSRITQMTFKSKRKSTVLIASVVIVFAICWTPHHIGNVLSLIILAIEDTYSDAADNLESVRSTMTFIAGAMVFISSTANPILYMFAARSFRSSLRDTGIQKLFHHISSTSPGEGNREFSFVSKRHSNQTKSSTCVSESKDQMDILIKMCENNPS, from the coding sequence ATGAACCACGCGACTGAGCTGTCTCCATTAGAGGAAATGGCCCCTGAGGAGTTTGACGGTGGGACAGTGGTGGCTTGTGTGATCCTGGGCCTGTCCTTCCTGATCGGAGCTCCAGGGAACCTGCTGGTGATCTGGACTATCCTGAAACATGTTAAGCAGCGCTCCCACACTGTGGTGCTCATCCTGCAcctggctgctgctgacctGCTGGTCCTCATCACCCTGCCTCTATGGATCTACTCCCTGGCCCACTCCTGGGTGTTTGGAGAGGCCTCCTGCAAAGCGATGGTGTACATGATCAACGCTTGTATGTATAGCAGTGTTTTCCTCATTACCCTCATGAGTGTGGAGCGCTTTGTGGCCGTGCGCTATCCCTTTGCCTCTGCTGactggaagaggaaaaaagcttTGAATAAAGTTCTGCTGGCTCTGTGGACTGCAGCGTTCTTGTTCAGCATACCTGTAATCCCAACTCAGGTTGTGGGAAAGGACTCTGGTGAGGAGCATTGTCTGTACCGGTACTACACTTCTGTGACccaggagctggtgtgtgtCCTGCTAGAGACACTAGTGGGCTACATGTTGCCCTTCTCCATCCTCGTGGTCTGCTATGGCTGCCTGTGCAGCCGGATTACTCAGATGACCTTCAAGTCCAAGCGCAAGTCCACAGTCCTGATAGCCAGTGTAGTCATTGTGTTTGCCATTTGCTGGACACCTCATCACATTGGAAATGTCCTCTCACTTATCATCCTGGCCATTGAAGACACCTACTCCGATGCAGCAGATAATCTGGAGAGCGTCAGGAGCACCATGACCTTCATTGCTGGAGCCATGGTGTTCATCAGCAGCACTGCTAATCCCATCCTCTATATGTTTGCTGCTCGATCCTTTAGGAGCTCCCTGCGGGACACCGGCATCCAGAAGCTCTTCCACCACATCTCCAGCACCTCCCCAGGTGAGGGCAACAGAGAGTTTTCCTTTGTGTCCAAGAGACACAGCAATCAGACCAAAAGCTCCACGTGTGTGTCTGAGTCTAAAGACCAAATGGATATATTGATAAAGATGTGTGAAAATAATCCATCCTga